The sequence AAGAGCGTATGATAAAACTGGTTACAACCGGTGCCGGACTCGCTATTATCATCAGTTTTATTGGTTTAATGGCACTTTCGGTACTAAATGTAAACCGACGAAGAAAAGAAATCGGAATACGTAAAGTAATTGGCAGCACCGAAACACAGGTTGTTCGAGAGTTGCTTAAAGAAACTTTTATGCTGGTTCTTATCGCTATTGCGATAGCTTTTGTGGGCAGCTATTTTACCATGAGTCAGTGGTTGCAACATTTTATAAACCGCGTTTCCATCAGTCCTTTGTATTTTTTGCTTAGTGCTGCTTTTGCACTGTTTATTGCTTTTATGGCAGTAGGCTGGCAAAGCTGGCGGGCGGCTACCCGGAATCCTGTTGAGGCGCTGAGATACGAGTGAGTAGATCTGCGATAACAAAACTTGTTCTATACCGACATCCGGGATTTTATTTGGAAGGAGGAATTATGGCATGAACAGGTATTCCAATAGTCGAAGGACTGAAAACTAAAATTGAAAAAACATAAACATGCTTAAATCATTTCTTAAAATATCATTGCAAAGAGCAATAAAGCATCCGGTTTATTCTGTTATCAATATTATCGGTTTAACAATTGGATTGGCATGTTTTATTTTGGTTATGCTTTGGGTGAAGAATGAATTGAGTTATGATCAGTTTCATCAGAATTCCAATCAGCTCTACCGGATTGCTTTTACGAATAAAACCAGGGAGTATTTTGGTTATTATCAGACCGGGACATTGGCTGCTTATCTGAAAAATGAATTTCCAGAAATTACAGAGTCGACGAGCTTCAATACAAGCGAATGTAAGGTTGCATACGAAAATTTGGGATTCGAGTGTAAAGGGAGTTATGCTGATGCGGGATTTTTTAATATGTTCTCTTTCCCTTTTATTCATGGTAATAAAGCAACCTCCTTAAGTCAGCCAAATTCTGCAGTAATTACCGAAACACTTTCGAAAAAACTGTTTGGTGATGAAGATCCTGTAGGCAAGCTGGTAAAAGTTAATGAATATCAAAAGTGTACAGTTACAGGAGTCATCAGTGACCTTCCGCAAAATACTTCAATGCAATTCGATTTGTTAATGCCTTTTAGCGATACACAGGAGTGGATGAGGACCTGGAATTCGAAATGGACGATGACTTATGTGATGTTGCAGGAAGGAAGCGAGCCCGAAGAAGTGTCTCGTAAAATCTCAGGTGTCATGGATGAATTCCAGCCTTCGTGGCAAAATACATTATTCCTGGTTTCATTGACGGAAAGCCACCTGCACAATTTAGAAGGCGGAGGTTTGATCGTTTATATCTGGATTTTTTCTTTAATGGCTATTGTTGTTTTAGCACTGGCATGCATCAACTTTACAAATCTATCCACCTCCCGCTCCGAACTTCGCATCAAAGAAATATTTGTGAAGAAAATTGTAGGATCAAAAGGTTTACATATATCTATCCAGTTTCTTTTTGAATCGATTTTGTTATCATTGATTTCGTTAGTAGTAGCTTTTCTCCTTTCAAAAGTTGCTCTTCCTTTTGTCAACAGTACACTTCAAACCCAGCTAAATCTTACTTTCAATGCAGTAAATATTTGTACTCTTATTCTGGTTGCTATTCTTGCCAGTCTACTCGCTGGTAGTTATCCTGCTCTTCATTTATCGAAACTCAGCCCCTATAAAATATTAAAAAATATGGGGCAAAATGCCCAGTATAAAAAGTGGAATTTCAGGTACATGCTGGTCATATTCCAATTCACTGTGTCAATCTTTTTTATCAGTTGTGTTTTTATGGTTTTGAAACAGGTTCATTATTTGCAGTCAAAAGATTTGGGGATCGAAAAAGAAAACATAATTCAATTGAGTACAAGAGGTTCACTTAGCGAAAAAGCAACTGATTTGAAACTTGAATTATTGAAATACCCGAATATAGAAAGCGTTACCTTGTCGAATAACAATATGACTTCGTGGAATAATTCCGGACCGATTGAATGGGAAGGGCGCGACATGTCGCAAGTTATTGAAATAGGCTATAATTGGGTTGATTTTGATTTTCTTGAAACTTTTAAGCTAAAGATGCATGAAGGGCGGTTTTTCTCGAAGAATTTTACATCCGACCAATCGAATTCCTTTATTCTCAATCAAAAGGCTGTTTCTTATCTGGGACTGGAAAATCCGGTGGGAATGAAGGTCAAGTCGTGGTTTGGAGTTGAAGGTACCATAATCGGAATTATTGAAGATTTTACTACAACTTCGCTGCACAACGAATTAGGTCCGATTGCTTTGCTGGCGAGCAATGGCAACACAAATCATATGTTTATTCGTACCAATGGTCAGGAAGTTCCTGAAACCCTAAAGTATATTCATCAAAAGGTAAGAGAATTTGTGCCTGATGATCCCTGCAATTACCAGTTTTTTGATGAACAAATTAATAAGCTGTACAAGAGTGAAGTAATGACCGGAAAAATTGCAATTGTGTTAACACTACTGGCCATTTTTATTTCCGGGTTGGGACTTCTTGGATTGGCATTGGCTACACTTAATCAGCGTATAAAAGAAGTTGGTATCCGCAAAGTAAACGGCGCCAAAGTATCCGAAATATTAGCCATGCTCAATAAAGATTTTTTAAAATGGGTAGCTATAGCTTTTGTAATTGCCACACCCGTTGCGTATTTCGCCATGCACAAGTGGCTCGAAAACTTTGCCTATAAAACCACTTTAAGCTGGTGGATATTTGCCCTTGCTGGGGTGTTGGCATTGGGAATTGCATTGCTGACCGTGAGCTGGCAAAGCTGGCGGGCGGCAACAAGAAATCCTGTTGAAGCATTAAGATATGAGTAAAATTTTTTATTCAGATTATAAAAGAAAAAAAGGAAACAATAATTGAAACCATAAAAACGATTCAGATGAACTTTATAAAACAGGCTTTCCGAAATATCAGGAGCAAACCCTCTCATTTTCTCATCAATCTGAGTGGTTTATCGGTGGCATTTGCCGTTTTTATGCTCATTATGCTATATGTGATTAATGAATCTAATTTCGACAAATTCAATACGAAGGGTGATCGGATTTACCGTATCGAAGAGGGCAGCGAAAACCAGGTGCCAATGGCAGTTAGTCGAATTTCCCAAAAAACATTTCCTGAAATTGAAAAGTCAGCTGTTCTGAAATTGTTCAATAACTCGTGGATCAGTTACAACCATGAATTTTACGAAATAGATGAGCTGAGTTTTACGGATAATTCGTTTTTCGAAATATTTACCATCCCCTTTGTTGAAGGAGATCCGCAAACCGCTTTATCCAAACCGAATACTATTGTGCTTTCCGAAACATGGGCGAAAAAGATATTCGGGAATAAAAGTCCCATAGGCGAGCAGCTTAATTTTAGAGGACAGGATTTGTATACCGTAACCGGGGTTATCCGCGATTTGCCCGATTTTCACCTGCCGGCAAAGGCTTTGGCTTCTTTTAAATCGGTTGAAAATAAATATGGCCTAAACGACGATACCTGGTCGTGGGGACTGGTGTCGTATGTGCTGTTAAACGAAAACAGCGATTCCAAATTGCTGGAAGGAAAGATGAATGAATTTTTCGGACAGATGGAGCATATAAATGCCAGCGCGGTCGATTTTAAACTGCGTCCTTTTCATTCCATTTACCTCGCCACCGACACCAGTGGCAACGACGAAACCAAACACGGAAGTTTGTACCTGCTGGTTGTTTTAGCAATCGTTGGTGTTTTAATCATTGTGGTAGCCAGCATTAATTTTATCAATTTATCCTTGTCGCAGGGAATGAAGAAAATGAAGGAAATCTCCGTAAAACGGATACTGGGAGGTTCGGGGGTTACCATCTTCTTTCAGTATGTAGTCGATTCGATGATTTTATGTATTAGTGCGGTGCTTGTTTCGTTAGCTTTCGTTTTTATGGTTTTTCATTCGTATGAAAACCTGATTGGCCGAAGCCTGAATGTGGAACAGGTTTTAAGCCCGAAATACCTGCTTTTTGTTTTGGGTTCGATTCTGCTCATGGGAGCTATTTATGGTTTTTTACAGGTGTATTTTCTCACAACAACCGAAACCCGCTACTTTCAAAACGGAAGCAAAAAATTACTGAAATCGAAAGGATTGAACAAAGGATTAATCACATTTCAGTATGTGGTATCCATTGTCCTGATTATTGGAACGGCCTTTATTTATAGGCAACTCAATTTTATCCGCAACCAGGATTTGGGTTTCGACGACCACCAGCTTTTGAGTCTTGATCTTTCTTCGGATATAAAAAATAATTTAAACAGTTTTAAGGCACGTTTGCTCGAAGATTCAAATATCAAGGGGCTCTCGTTTGTCTCCGATAATATTACCCAATTTAACCAGTATTCGCGGGAACTGGAAATCGATGACAAACGAATTTCTATGAATTATGCTGCTGTTGATCCCGATTTTATTCCCCTGCTCGATATTGAAATGGTACAGGGCGAAAATTTTTCATGGGACATAAAAAGCCAGGCAAACAGCGGATATATTCTGAACGAAGCCGCCTGGGATTTGCTTAAAAATACCTCGTTAAAAGAAAAGGGATTTGAGTTGGAAAACAGGTCGCTGTTGGGTGTAGCCGGGAATTTTCATTTCGAATCGTTTCATACCAAAATAAATCCGGTAATTCTTTACTGGAACAGCAATGAACTTTCAACAAACCGGGTTTTGCTCAAATTATCGGGGAATTCGGTTGTTCAAACACTTGGACATATCGATGAGGTTTTCCACGAATTTGCACCCGGAAGCTTGTGTAAATATCGCTTTGTTAATCAGGAATTGGATTATTTATACCAGGCAGAAAACACCCTGGTGAAGTTGTTCAGCCTGTTTTCACTGCTGGCTGTTTTTATTGCAGGTCTGGGCATTTTTTCACTATCCAGAATTACTGCCGAGAACCGGATTAAAGAAATCGGCATCCGCAAAGTAAACGGTGCGAATATTTCCGAGATACTAACCATGCTGAATAAAGACTTTGTGAAATGGGTAATCATTGCATTTGTAATTGCCACACCCATTGCCTGGTTTGCCATGCACAAGTGGCTCGAAAACTTTGCATACAAAACTACTTTAAGTTGGTGGATTTTTGCCCTGGCCGGTTTGTTAGCGCTCGGAATTGCCCTGCTTACAGTGAGTTGGCAAAGCTGGCGGGCGGCTACACGAAATCCGGTGGAAGCATTGAGGTACGAGTGACAAAACATGAATGCCGAAGTTTAATGAAATAGAAACATATAGATACGATTGAATTGATAAATATTATGTTGAAAAATTATTTAAAGATTGCATTCCGGAGTTTATTGAAAAACAAACTTTTTTCAATGATTAACCTGTCGGGACTAGCCATCGGAATGGCTTCGTTTTTTGTTATAATGCTTTATGTTGGCTACGAAAGAAGCTACGACAAATTCAACGAAAACCATGATAATATTTTTAGGGTGTATATGGATTATACCGAAAATGGTCAATTCGTTCCGGGCGATGCCCAATCCTATAATCTTTGCGGCCCAAAAATAATAGAGGAAGTTCCCGAAGTACTCAATTTTGTTCGCTTTTATCCGCTGGTCGGAACTTCGTTGGAAGCCGGAAATCGTTTTTACGAAACCACAAAAGGCTACCTGGCCGATCCGTCGTTTTTTACAGTTTTTACGTCTGAAATGGTTGTGGGAGATCCAACTTCAGCTTTAAACGAACCCAATACAGTAGTTTTAACCGAAACGCTTGCAAAAAAGATTTTCGGCAAAACCAATGTAATTGGCGAAAACATGCAGGCCATTAACGATGCAGAGAAAACCAATCTTCGTGTAACCGGCGTTATTAAAGATATTCCCGAGAATACACATTTGAAAATGAGCTATTTGGTGTCGTTCGAAACTTTCTCCAACTGGAAGGTTTTTACACCACAAAAACTGAACTGGAACAACAATTGTTTTTTTACCTATTTGCTTACAGAAGACAATGTAAATATATCCGATCTCCGGCAGAAACTCTTTCATATCGATATTGAATCAGATACTGAACGAATGAATGTGGAGAAAATGACCGATATTCATTTATATTCCGATAAACCGTACGAAGCCGAAACAAACGGGAATGGAAACAGTGTTAGATTTTTATTTGCTATTGCTGCTTTTATTATTCTGCTGTCGTGGTTGAATTATATAAATCTTAGTTCGGCAAAAATAATGGAGCGCACAAAAGAAGTAGGCATCCGCAAGGTTTCGGGAGCGCGCAGGCAACAACTCATATTCCAGTTTTTGTCCGAATCGTTTTTGCTCAACTTTGGCGCGTTAATTTTGTCGCTGGGATTAACATTTACAATATTACCGGTTTTTAATTCTTTTCTTGGCAAAGAACTTTCGTTTGGTATTTTAGGTTTTGGCCCTTTGTTTGTCGTAATGGGAGTGCCGGTTTTGGGCATCTTTTTATCGGGACTGTATCCTGCAATTGTATTATCGTCGTTTACCCCGGTAAAAGTATTGAAAGGGAAAATGGCGGCTGCACGAACCGAATTTAGTTTCAGAAAAGGCATTGTAACTGCACAATTTTTAGCAACTATTATTCTGCTTATCGGCACCATAACCATA comes from uncultured Draconibacterium sp. and encodes:
- a CDS encoding ABC transporter permease, coding for MLKSFLKISLQRAIKHPVYSVINIIGLTIGLACFILVMLWVKNELSYDQFHQNSNQLYRIAFTNKTREYFGYYQTGTLAAYLKNEFPEITESTSFNTSECKVAYENLGFECKGSYADAGFFNMFSFPFIHGNKATSLSQPNSAVITETLSKKLFGDEDPVGKLVKVNEYQKCTVTGVISDLPQNTSMQFDLLMPFSDTQEWMRTWNSKWTMTYVMLQEGSEPEEVSRKISGVMDEFQPSWQNTLFLVSLTESHLHNLEGGGLIVYIWIFSLMAIVVLALACINFTNLSTSRSELRIKEIFVKKIVGSKGLHISIQFLFESILLSLISLVVAFLLSKVALPFVNSTLQTQLNLTFNAVNICTLILVAILASLLAGSYPALHLSKLSPYKILKNMGQNAQYKKWNFRYMLVIFQFTVSIFFISCVFMVLKQVHYLQSKDLGIEKENIIQLSTRGSLSEKATDLKLELLKYPNIESVTLSNNNMTSWNNSGPIEWEGRDMSQVIEIGYNWVDFDFLETFKLKMHEGRFFSKNFTSDQSNSFILNQKAVSYLGLENPVGMKVKSWFGVEGTIIGIIEDFTTTSLHNELGPIALLASNGNTNHMFIRTNGQEVPETLKYIHQKVREFVPDDPCNYQFFDEQINKLYKSEVMTGKIAIVLTLLAIFISGLGLLGLALATLNQRIKEVGIRKVNGAKVSEILAMLNKDFLKWVAIAFVIATPVAYFAMHKWLENFAYKTTLSWWIFALAGVLALGIALLTVSWQSWRAATRNPVEALRYE
- a CDS encoding FtsX-like permease family protein, which codes for MNFIKQAFRNIRSKPSHFLINLSGLSVAFAVFMLIMLYVINESNFDKFNTKGDRIYRIEEGSENQVPMAVSRISQKTFPEIEKSAVLKLFNNSWISYNHEFYEIDELSFTDNSFFEIFTIPFVEGDPQTALSKPNTIVLSETWAKKIFGNKSPIGEQLNFRGQDLYTVTGVIRDLPDFHLPAKALASFKSVENKYGLNDDTWSWGLVSYVLLNENSDSKLLEGKMNEFFGQMEHINASAVDFKLRPFHSIYLATDTSGNDETKHGSLYLLVVLAIVGVLIIVVASINFINLSLSQGMKKMKEISVKRILGGSGVTIFFQYVVDSMILCISAVLVSLAFVFMVFHSYENLIGRSLNVEQVLSPKYLLFVLGSILLMGAIYGFLQVYFLTTTETRYFQNGSKKLLKSKGLNKGLITFQYVVSIVLIIGTAFIYRQLNFIRNQDLGFDDHQLLSLDLSSDIKNNLNSFKARLLEDSNIKGLSFVSDNITQFNQYSRELEIDDKRISMNYAAVDPDFIPLLDIEMVQGENFSWDIKSQANSGYILNEAAWDLLKNTSLKEKGFELENRSLLGVAGNFHFESFHTKINPVILYWNSNELSTNRVLLKLSGNSVVQTLGHIDEVFHEFAPGSLCKYRFVNQELDYLYQAENTLVKLFSLFSLLAVFIAGLGIFSLSRITAENRIKEIGIRKVNGANISEILTMLNKDFVKWVIIAFVIATPIAWFAMHKWLENFAYKTTLSWWIFALAGLLALGIALLTVSWQSWRAATRNPVEALRYE
- a CDS encoding FtsX-like permease family protein; protein product: MINLSGLAIGMASFFVIMLYVGYERSYDKFNENHDNIFRVYMDYTENGQFVPGDAQSYNLCGPKIIEEVPEVLNFVRFYPLVGTSLEAGNRFYETTKGYLADPSFFTVFTSEMVVGDPTSALNEPNTVVLTETLAKKIFGKTNVIGENMQAINDAEKTNLRVTGVIKDIPENTHLKMSYLVSFETFSNWKVFTPQKLNWNNNCFFTYLLTEDNVNISDLRQKLFHIDIESDTERMNVEKMTDIHLYSDKPYEAETNGNGNSVRFLFAIAAFIILLSWLNYINLSSAKIMERTKEVGIRKVSGARRQQLIFQFLSESFLLNFGALILSLGLTFTILPVFNSFLGKELSFGILGFGPLFVVMGVPVLGIFLSGLYPAIVLSSFTPVKVLKGKMAAARTEFSFRKGIVTAQFLATIILLIGTITILKQLKYMNNVPLGMNLNQTVSIKSTIIDNPESARKSYQVLKEEVGKLSFVEDVSLVQTYPGDGYEHVGTFTHITFQDGSEDKHTNWFNYLADENYIPLMGFELLSGSNFTDNPGTNKNKIIINECSAKVMGFASMNEAIGQKLHFWGDDFYIEGVIKDYHHFGLKNEEKPFIIRYAPDNEGLIVKLKNNTASLTEVDNELAGLEQEWKKVFAKSTFHYSFIDQKFASLYKQEKTFSKIFTFFTFLAIFIAALGLFGLSYYRINQRIKEIGVRKVNGAKVSEILAMLNRDFIKWVAFAFVIATPIAYYAMYKWLENFAYKTNLSWWIFALAGVLALGIALLTVSWQSWRAATRNPVEALRYE